The segment gaaaaatagaaggaATTCAAGGGAAAATCCCGGAGGACGAAACACAACTAGCCGTAGGGGTGAAAAATAGATAGTTGATATACAAATTATCTGATATTTGTATCCGTgaaaatatgaatatggatatctATTTCTGTATTTATTTCTAAAACAaaaactaaaatggatatatttgAATTCATTTTCAAGATTTAGATTCAAATATGGATATCCGAATTGCTTTGAATCTAGATATGGAAATGGACAATATCCGTATCTGCTAATCAGGAAACCAAATTTCGctaatattttagaaaatccagaggtgaacaaaatttatatattccaGTCCAATCAAATTTGAgtcaaatttgataaaaaaaattaaatttctgaCATGAATTTCGAacgaaatttctaaaattttggtaacttttttacacaaaaaataaaaattcttgtcgTTAAAGATGTATGATATTTGCATACAACACGACCGAGGAGATATTtgaatacaaattcaaatttgaactatcccattcatattcacattcaaaaatatttaaatttgtattcatattcatattcatattcatattaaaatataaataataatataaaaactAAACTATTTAATTCGTATCCATCCGTTCCGTCCTTACCTAGCCGTGGCCGAAATGATGTGGACCCAACCATTATTGCGGGCCCCACCGCGCAGCATCGCCGCTCGTCGAGCGACCCGTCGAAAAAATCCATTCGCGTCCCCCACCAAGTTTCCCCGGATTTCACTCGGTTTGATGCTCCCACCTGTCTTTCACTGACGTGTGGGCCCATCCCTTTTTCACAGCGAATATTtcgcttttgtttttttttaactgcaCGTTTATATTCGTCTGACTCTTTTCTCTCTCCGATAAGAAGTCTTCCCTTCTCCGCCTGGAGCACCTCCGGCTAGCTCGCGCGAGCTCAGTCCGCCGCCATTCGACTTGCGATCCGATTCGACCATCGTGTTCTTGATCTTgccatggtggtgacggcggTGGTGGAGTCACCGTcgcagcagcggcagcggctTCGCGCGCCGCTCGCCAGCAACGGGGACTTCGAGCTCCGGCACTGGCGCCCGGTGAAGCGGGTCTCGGGGATGCGGGGCCGGCGGGCGCCGCCGGAGATAGAGGTCCCCAACGACGACGGCAGCCTGGGCGGGCGGGGCTACACCAGCCTCCGGGACATCATGTCCTCGCCCGAGTACGCCGCCGCGAAGGCCGGCTCGCCCGCCGGCACCGGGAGCTGCGGGGACGTGCACATGATCCGGCACCCGCTGGTGAAGCACGCGGCGTACACGTACCTCCAGCTGACGCCGTCAGCCCGGGAGGAGgcaaggaggcggcggcggaggcgcggcccgctctgccgcctcctcctcggctgcATCGGCTTCGTCGGGGCGCTCTTCGGACTGTGACGTCGCCTCCGGCCAGAATATTTTGCAtaccgttttttttttttttttgccttttctcCGTTACTTTCTTGCTTATTTTTCCTATTTAGAACAGAATTGACTTTTTCGAGCTTTGATTTGTGTTGTAATTTGTGTAAATAATTCGGTAGGATTAGGTGCAAGAGAGATGATAGCACCGAGAGAAGGAATTGCATACTAGCAACAgcagatttttttctttttcttttttgtcatCATGAACACATGATATTGATGCAATAGTGGCAATGAAATGAGAGAACAAATCATGCAAACGAAAACGATAAAGAAAAATGGAACATCACAAATTAAAAATGCTTCATTCATTTGTGCACATATTGGAATGATGGGTGCTGGATTTTGCTGTGTACTCAGACTCAAAAccttcctccatcttcttcttcttcttcttcttcttcttcttttttttttttttttttttttgcctttcttTGATCCATGATCGTCTCCTAGAATCAGCCGCTCTCCCTTAATGCTCGGCATTGTGCTGTCGCCGGGACCTCGTGGCACTGACCGAAGCGTGTACAGCTTGTGCCACGGTGGTGGCAACGGCGGCTGGAGGTCCAGGCCTTCAAAGATGGACAGCTTTGGAGCGGCCGTCGGCATTTGACTAGTTATTGTTTTTCTGTGTACATGTGTAAGCATCTAGCTCTCTAATTCGAGGCTTGAGAAGAATGAAGCTgggatttttggaaaaaaaaagagtgaatcTCCGGTTCTAGTATTAATGATAACGGAATTATAATGAGTAACTTATTTTATGAAGGATCATTGAAAGTTATATTACCATAGTGGTTCTTAGGAATTCTTGGCCTGTTATTTGTTTTCATCGTACCACAAAGAGTCGAGtctgacacttagagtagatagtttctttgtttctattttattcGTACTATATAAAGTGGTTAAGGATAGTAGTTTAATCTAAGTTGGAGCTAGAGTGTATCCACGATGTACACTAATTTAGTCTAGCACTAGCTCAATGAAAGGCCAAAAAGGTAAAGATCAAAGATAGGACTAAGTTTTTGTTTGAATTGGACAAATCCTTGCTTTTACTGTAATCACTGTGTGATATGAGGACAAGCAGTGTGGATTTGGAGTTGCCTAGCAGTCATTGTATGATACGGTGATGTCACTATATGATATGATGTTAGGGTACGATATGTCATGTCGTGTGAGAACCGTTCAAATCACACTCGATTTATTCGACAATGACAGTTATTTATAAAGATAAGAGCTAGCACACACTCGTCTTTAGACATGTCTCACAGCCTCTATTCGATTAAAATAAGAGTAATTCCGATAATCCCAATATATACTCAACAAAGGCTAAGATCACAACATATATTatttacaacatagtttcatcataAGATATGAGTAGAGTACAAAGTTTTAACTTGTATTACATACCTTGTTCATAATTCTAGTTTCTACTTATTATCAAAGTTTTCATACATAACGGAAAGTATTAACAACAAAATATCAGTGGCACCATTGCCCAAACAGCTGCACCGAGATTAGCTCGATTATACCTCCTCTATTCTTGCTCATCGCTGGCATCAGCAAGATAGAAATATACATACACTAGTTCATTATTACATGTAACAatttaagggcagcaccctgtgtacgaaggtactcgtaagacttacacaatatatgtatatattagtCCTGACTCTAAGGATAATGCGCTTGGTTGAATAGCAAGGAGTAGCCAGCAGATTAATGTGATTCAGCGAAAAAGCACTTTAATCAACATAATGACCTGAACAGCTAGCATCAATCAGCAATGATAATAATCTCCAAGAAATGTaaacttgctcaactcaaaTATGCGATACCATCCTCTTAAGACTTGTGACAACTTTTTCCAATTAAGCCTTGACCGATTGGGACATGCGCCTCTCAGTACAGAGGTCAGTTAGGTCTACTTCCAAAGCAGTCTAGATGCCTCTACAAGTCCACCCATTCACACCGTAGATGTTCAAGCCAAAGGGCCACACAACTATAAAAGGTATTCGACTCATCTTTACCATATTTGGATATGTGATAGTGCAAAAAAGTATTTAAGCCAACGACaccaatgatcggtgcttaattGATGCCAGTGGCCTATGGCACTCGggtctcctctcctgaactacccctaacacccgctcacatctcgtctcaatcaCACCAATTCATCATCCCAACTCATTATTCCGCTGAAAGAGTAATTGAACGCACTATAGCTCGCAAACGACAGTGACATccatcgctcaacttctaccgataACCTATGCTAAAGTTAAGCAATTACCACATCACTTTTAAATTAGACCATGACACATTATACCCAAGCTACAAGGATTAGGATTAACAACTTTGTCAATGTAGGTACTATGCAGCAAGTAGGATCTACCCATATTCCCCACATCAACTCactaaaacatgcatatatgacaTGTAGCAATACTAGCAAATTGACCAAtgattcatcaaaatataggagagatatgataAATTCTTGCCTGATGCTTCATGTTCTTCACTCACAAATTTCATTGGTTCACTTTTGGGTTCAAGCACATGACTCTCCGAAACATCGTTTTCTAAATTAAAAGAACGATGCATCGCGATGAGTATGGATGATATAAGATGAGAGATGCTCCACAATGCATGACAATTAACGGATGTGCAATGCATCATGTCACGAGTTTATAGCATCAAGATTTCTTAATTTGGATTGttaattgtttaatatttttgggattaattaagcttaagcCAAAGTTTAATCCTAAACGTTAGCATGAGGGTGAGTAATTTTAATAAACATGTCTTAAAATAATAAGATTAAATAAATTGTGAATTAATAAAGCTTAagcatatttcattaattataTAAATTTCAGTACATATTTTATGCCTCATAATATTTTCAATATGTAGCCATGATCATACGAAGCTTACAAAagtggtttgatgatttttggagctatatttatTTTCCTATGGATTTTACAAGCTTTTAGCCAACTTAACCATGGAAGAATAATTAGCTTTTccaatttttaggtttttttcaaatattaaaAGGGCAAAATCCCTTTTCTACTCGGGCTCAACTAGCCACAACACATGGATTGGTGGGGCTAGGGCCGCGCAGACCAAGTCAAAATTGACTTGTGGCCAGGCTTGCATAGTGCCGAGCTCATGGTGGCCGGCATGGTGGACGCGGTCCGGCACGTCAGTGGTGAGGGAGCGGCGGAGCTCTACTAgagaaggtagaagaagcatcaGCGCACGCACGCAAACTTGTCTGTGTCACATGTGGCAGCTGGCAACGACCGGAAGGCAACCGACGATGGCACAAGGCGGTGGCGTGCTATGGCAGCAACGTGCGCAGGGGGTAGGGCGGAGGAGCGCGACTATTGGCCAGCCGAAAGCATGAGAAGCTGTGATGTGCTAAGGAGAAGCTGGCTAGTGGATGCTTAGGCCAAGGGCCTGGTCGTGGCCCAACCGGCGGAGAGCACAGAGGAGCGGCGACGTGCGGTCACGTGAGGAGAGGCGCGCACCGGCGTCTAACAAAAGGGAAAATGATGGCGTGAAAGACTCAAGAGGgtacggggaagctcaccaagcTCTCGATTGGGCGAGAGAAGTAGTGTGGTGGTGGGTCGATGGTAGGGTGGCGGGGATACACGTCGGAGTTAGGGAAGAAAGGGCCCGCACACCAAATCTGGCCAGGATTCGATAGAAATCCAGTGGCGAAGCTCGGGGGAAGCCTATGTGACCTTCCTCCATACTCCACGGGGTTTGGGCCTGGCTGGTTTGACCTCAGCGCGGTGGATTTGGGTTGGTGGCATGGTGCTATGCTACTCTATGCTGTTGCTTGCAGGCAGCAGAGAGAAagaagtgagggagagaggccgagggagaagaggaTAAGGCCGGTGGCCAACGTTGCTTGGTCAAGGAAGTCGACGCCGATGACATGGCTCAGTGGTTGGCCTCATTGTCAACAAAAATGGTGGCCGACACTGAGGCAGATAGAGGGAGGTCAGTGGAGGGGATGACAAGTGGGCCCTCATGAATAGTGACCAACATAGAAGAAAAATCTCCATCCAGTTTCTTTGATCCAATATAAGATCTTCCCAATcccaaaaaaaattaggagaattTTTGTGGGATACTATAAATCatatgcaacctattttaattagtttggtcaAAAAAtcctgagccaatttcaaattaaaattcttcaaaattgcAAACTTTTTTTAACTTTATCCAATTTTTAAGGCTTCATTTTAAATCtcaaaaatctttaaaaatcactaatattcttcatataacatggaataatttataaaattatatcaGGCCCTAATTTAGATTTTaattttgtgagttccttcacaaaGCATCACTTTCCATTAAACTTAACAATTCCCGTTTAAAATTGATTGCATTAAATACTTGCTAAAATCTTCAAatatgatgctcatgaatgcttaatgacatgtttaagaATTTTAGGATGTTAGTGAGAATGGATAGAAACTCTTATTTCTCGAGGGAGTTGAAGCTTCAAGGTCACCGTATGTGGTTGTATGGTATGGTACATGTACCTCCGGACAGGGACTCAGAAAGTTCACAAACCTTCAATATTGGTAGCCACTGTATGATACAGTGGTATGGTATGGTGCATTGTACCACTAGACAAAGAGTATGAGAACTCGGGGCCTTAATTATGGAGTGGTCACCATATGATACGGTGGTTTCAGTCACCATATATTACGGTGGGTCGCCGTATGATACAGTGATTTGTACCAAACAGTATTGGCTAGTTTTCTAGCCGTTGGAGGTTTCAGTCACCATATGATATGATAATCTAGGTTTTTGCTAGCCGAGAGGTATAACAGCTAGTTGGCCCTTAGGGATATAAATATCTCTGCACCTGCCTCTTTACGGTTCTCTTGGCTGGTTGGTGAGTTCATACATTTCATTGGGAagtcgagaggaagaagaagcacttTAGTGGTTTGCAAGTTctttaattgaagattaaggatattaTTAGTACTAGGAGAGTAACTAGTTGACATCCACTCATCTCTTTAGCTTAGATTAGGTCAAGTGAGGTCTTTGGATTATTACTCTTGATGATTGGCATCACACCTAGACAGTTTGGTGGTGTTTGATCTTGGTAAGCTTTACATAGATGATTTGCTGAAACCCTAAGATGATAATGTATTGGTTTGGAATCCATCAATCCGGAGTGGAGAAGGACTATCACTAGAGAGCATTTCGTCTTTGCATGGATCAAGAGAGAGCTATACCCTTGTGTGGGTGTTCCAACAAGAACTAGGGGGACTGCCAACTCCTCGATTCTTAGGGGGGAAAAATGAGCCTTACTTGTCCTTTTCTTTACATTTGAGCATTTTCCTCTAGCATttaatttgtgcaatttacattCCATATTTACATTTGTAGAATTGTCATACTAGACTAGTATGCAAAACTTTGTGCATTGGAACTTTGTGTGTTAGATAGTCACATCTAGaaatctagagtacatttagactAAGACTGTTTAATTTGCTtgctactaatttctaaatttaaaacAAGTTTTAAGAATCTAATTCAGACACTCTTGGACATCTTGATCATTTCAACATAGGGTGAAGAAGGGGAAAGAAAGCCCAATCATTGTCAGCGCTCGCGCTCATATTGTCACTAGAGCTCGGTTGGTATTGCATCGTCTTTTCAAAAGTAGTTatttatctctatttttttgtTACAGTTGTTAGTTGATAGCATTTTTTAATCtataacataaaaattatactaaataacaaaTATTCCTCTAGCTAACTAAATTTCCTAACACGGCAAGGTAAACAGATACTGTGCGTCTCCCCTGGATTCGTGCACATGGAAGAGCACATGCCCGTTTGGTGGATGAGCAAGGCCGTCCAATACAAGAACTCCACGCCCACACCACATGAGGACCAGTTCTCAACGACGCTACTGTCACAATGGCAGAATCCTCCGGCAAGATCTGGGCTCTGATTTCTGCTCTCCGAACATCAGGCACGACAGACTTCCGCTAGACCACTACAGCAGTCACTGTCCGATGGGATGGATCAAAATCAGCGGGTGTTGGCTGACAACGCCAGGGGCAGAAACGTTCTCAGTTTAAGATaagggagaagaaggaagataaGGATCGTAGGAGgcgtttttttttactttagcACAGTCATGAAATGGATCGATGGATGGATAAAGTGGGGCAATGAGAAGGAAAGGCTGATTTGGTACAGTCGTTGTAATCGttggagcattttttttttctgatggcATTTGGAGTTTTCTTTCTTCAGATTGGAGGTCCAGGTGAAGTTCATGGGAATCTGGGATGCGAATGCTATTGCCAGAGTGACCTGAACGAAGAAGGCCTGTTCCTGATCCAACTTTGAGAAAGGCtgaataattttttatgactcAAATTGTGTCCCTAATAATTGTTGAGCCAGAAAGAACTTTCTGCCAAATGCGTCCTGAGTCACCTGCTTCCTTCACAACTGTCCCATCAGCTGGAACCCAGACGACCGTTTGGGTTGGGCTGTAACACGTTTGCCAAGCGTGCAGGAGGCGCAGGCCGGGCCAACCCGGTGCCGAGGTAATGGGTGTAACCTCTAGGTTGGGGaggtttttttttacattttctaaggCCAATTCTAACGGAATCTCTAAATTTGCAGATTCCAGTGCTACGATACTTTACGATCTACTGTAGCATCTTCAACAGATCCCTATCGTaatgtagcagtactgttcacagaggtGGTAGTGGATCCGGAGGGAGGAAAACACTGTTTGGTTACTGTATCAGTACTGTAGatagaggctgacagtgggtccgaagggagaaaaagagtagtagaaggtaagaaatagagtagctgttggagatgaaaaaataaggaatgctgtaatagtgataagggatgttgtaatagtatttttgagaataaaaatttgagataactgttggagatggcgtaatattaatatctaaataaataaatatttgatgtaaagatttgtataaatagatgacTATCATCATCTAAACTATTAGCATGACACTGTAGTATAGATACCTCTTACCACTCTCTCAGAAAATGGTTAGACCTTACCCCTGAGCGCAGAGTTCGTACCGTCCCTACCTGCCCACTCAGAGAGCGGGTAGCCCCAGAGCGCCCCCTTACCGTTAGGACCCTTATAGTCCTCTCAGTGGGCGCTTAGCCCCTACCGTGAGCCTCTTTTCCACCCAATACACTGTAAATAGGctgaaaattaattaaaataggcATTTAaatctagaagaaaaaaaagaaaggagacgagaggagagggaggcagtgcGGTGAAGCCCTACTATTTTTTATCTGTAGATTTAGAATCTCGGTTCCagtaatttttctagacttatatttttattagtaattaaaataccaGTAGATCTAAAGTTTAGCGACATAATAGTAGTTACATTATATGAGATCTAGATTTTAGCAAAGTAATCAGAAAATGAGGTTTTCttgtcttttgtagtatattataaagATCTACTTTAATATGGTAGGATAATTATCAGATGCATAGTTGTACTTAGAGTACGGTAGTTTTGATTATCTAAATTTTACAGTCATGTGTTGAATACATGTAACCAATGTCTCTCATCGGATTTATAGTTCACCTATAAAATAAAGTTAAACTCTTTTAGATACCAAAACTTATTTAGGTCCTTGGTGTTAGTTACCAAGGCTTTAGACACCCAAATAGCATTCTTTTTAGTATCAATTATAGGAGTACCAACAAATCTAACTTTAACACTACCATTAGAATATCTCTTAAGAATATAGTatgaatcaaaagatgcatataaattatttttaatatttttgcaaTCTTTTTCAACATTTTTGGTTTCTTTGCATTTCATGCAATATCCAATACCTTTCACAAAAGTGGTTTTGTGATGAATAAATGATTTCTTATCCTTCTTAAGAACATACCCAAGGTCTTCTTTTTTATGTAGA is part of the Phragmites australis chromosome 12, lpPhrAust1.1, whole genome shotgun sequence genome and harbors:
- the LOC133886123 gene encoding uncharacterized protein LOC133886123, whose amino-acid sequence is MVVTAVVESPSQQRQRLRAPLASNGDFELRHWRPVKRVSGMRGRRAPPEIEVPNDDGSLGGRGYTSLRDIMSSPEYAAAKAGSPAGTGSCGDVHMIRHPLVKHAAYTYLQLTPSAREEARRRRRRRGPLCRLLLGCIGFVGALFGL